In Cervus canadensis isolate Bull #8, Minnesota chromosome 6, ASM1932006v1, whole genome shotgun sequence, one DNA window encodes the following:
- the PAPLN gene encoding papilin isoform X2 encodes MAGLKQTQPRAAHANPPASSALPSVGCRSGAQGPGDRAPLFPGAAAAVALERPSRVPPLSASGAAAGPFPREAGAGDILAWRPGRARGDPTSGARPQTTRRASAAPSPTEMRRLLLLVPLLLAPAPGSSAPQVRRQSDTWGSWGNWSPCSRTCGGGVSFRERPCYTQRRDGGSSCVGPTRSHRSCRTESCPDGARDFRAEQCAEFDSREFQGRRYKWLPYYGAPNKCELNCIPKGESFYYKHKEAVVDGTPCEPGKRDICVDGSCRVVGCDHHLDSLKQEDKCLQCGGDGTTCYPVTGVFEANDLSRGYNQILIVPVGATSIRIEEAAASRNFLAVKSIRGEYYLNGHWTIEDARALPVASTLLHYERGAEGDLAPERLHARGPTSEPLVIELISQEPNPGVRFEYHLPLGAPRPGFSWSHSSWGDCSAECGGGQQTRWVFCTMDDEVYPEHLCQPQPRPADRRPCSSQPCPHTKRTSYLHRPRAWHLAGAQRMCRSSWKTGPWTLCSASCGGGFQSRSVYCVSSDGAGAQEAAEDAECEGLPEKPPGRRACNLQRCAGWSVEPWSECSVSCGAGVRRRSVTCRGDEGSLLHATACSLEDRPPLTEPCVRDHCPLLSDQAWHVGAWGLCSKSCSSGTRRRQVVCALGPPGHCGSLQPSKPAAVEACNTQPCDLPPEVPSMPEVYTSPRDPRMSLGPREASASDFRDQWWAPQEQPSAWGNPRGDQSPPVSAPGPAPSLQLSSYGQPLQPGSGPHDCRQSSHGCCPDGHTASLGPQWQGCPGASLCQQSRFGCCPDGVTVAEGPHQAGCASSHRRDDTGGRPGSGAAASAVPSAHRPQAQQNEPSECRGSQFGCCYDHMASAVGPLGEGCVGQPSSAYPVRCLLPSAHGSCTDWAARWYFVASVGQCNRFWYGGCHGNANNFASEEECVSACRGPQPGARASGQSTLGDGGGSGPGGQQEASQHGPGPVVQRRPLPSGGLRWRDQEPGLGVTDHRQAFGEGPWGQETGPSPPGLSGDAGRPAPPSRGSSYRITLAGSEPSVVQAALGQLVRLFCSEDGSPGPHSRWQKDGRPISSDRHQLQSDGSLVISPLRAEDAGTYSCGGPGPDHHSQQVQLRVTGGDVAVPSEAETRPFPETRDPAQDHRPRDPSLGGPATASHPWPLTRVRLDRSQPGVLDAQPGQRVRLTCRAEGFPPPTIEWQRDGQPLSSPRHQLQSDGSLVISRVAVEDGGFYTCVAFNGHDRDQRWVQLRVLGELTITGLPSTMAVPEGDTARLLCVVAGESVNIRWSRNGLPVRADGHRVHQSPDGTLLIHNLRARDEGSYTCSAYRGSQAVSRSTEVKVVPPALAAQPRDPSRACVDQPELANCDLILQARLCGNEYYSSFCCASCSRVQPPAQPVWQQGHGS; translated from the exons GCTCCCCAGGTGAGGCGGCAGAGCGACACCTGGGGCTCCTGGGGTAACTGGAGCCCCTGCAGCCGGACCTGTGGAGGGGGCGTCAGCTTCCGGGAGCGCCCCTGCTACACCCAGAG GAGAGATGGCGGCTCCAGCTGCGTGGGTCCCACCCGGAGCCACCGCTCTTGCCGCACGGAG agCTGCCCGGACGGCGCCCGCGACTTCAGGGCGGAGCAGTGCGCGGAGTTCGACAGCCGGGAGTTCCAGGGGCGGCGCTACAAGTGGCTGCCCTACTACGGGG CCCCCAACAAATGTGAGCTGAACTGCATCCCCAAGGGGGAGAGCTTCTACTACAAGCACAAGGAGGCCGTTGTAGACGGGACACCCTGTGAACCTGGCAAACGGGACATCTGTGTGGATGGCAGCTGCCGG GTCGTCGGCTGTGACCACCACCTGGACTCACTGAAGCAGGAGGACAAGTGTCTGCAGTGTGGGGGTGACGGCACGACCTGCTACCCCGTCACGGGCGTCTTTGAGGCCAATGACCTCAGCAGAG GCTACAACCAGATCCTCATTGTCCCCGTGGGGGCCACCAGCATCCGCATCGAGGAGGCAGCAGCCAGCAGGAATTTCCTGG CGGTGAAGAGCATCCGTGGCGAATACTACCTCAACGGGCACTGGACCATAGAGGACGCCCGCGCCCTGCCCGTGGCCAGCACCCTCCTGCACTACGAGCGGGGAGCGGAAGGGGACCTGGCGCCCGAGCGGCTCCACGCCCGCGGCCCCACCTCGGAGCCCCTGGTCATTGAG CTCATCAGCCAGGAGCCCAACCCGGGCGTGCGCTTTGAGTACCACCTGCCCCTGGGCGCCCCCCGGCCCGGCTTCAGCTGGAGCCACAGCTCGTGGGGTGACTGCAGCGCTGAATGTGGTGGAG GTCAGCAGACCCGCTGGGTGTTCTGCACCATGGACGACGAGGTCTATCCCGAGCACCTGTGCCAGCCCCAGCCGCGGCCGGCTGACCGCCGCCCCTGCAGCTCGCAGCCCTGCCCACACACCAAGCG GACCTCTTACCTGCACCGGCCCAGAGCGTGGCACCTTGCTGGGGCCCAGCGTATGTGCAGGAGCAG CTGGAAGACAGGGCCCTGGACCCTCTGCTCAGCCTCCTGTGGGGGCGGCTTCCAGTCCCGCTCCGTCTACTGCGTCTCGTCTGATGGGGCCGGTGCCCAGGAGGCTGCTGAGGATGCTGAGTGCGAAGGTCTGCCCGAGAAGCCCCCAGGCAGGCGGGCCTGCAACCTGCAGCGCTGCGCAGGCTGGAGTGTGGAGCCCTGGAGCGAG TGCTCTGTCAGCTGTGGTGCGGGGGTCCGGAGGCGGAGTGTCACCTGCCGGGGTGACGAGGGGTCTCTGCTCCACGCCACGGCATGCTCCTTGGAGGACCGTCCCCCGCTCACCGAGCCCTGTGTGCGCGACCACTGTCCCCTGCTCAGTGACCAGGCCTGGCACGTGGGCGCCTGGGGTCTA TGCTCCAAGAGCTGCAGCTCGGGCACTCGGAGGCGCCAGGTGGTCTGTGCCCTTGGGCCCCCCGGTCACTGCGGGAGCCTGCAGCCGTCCAAGCCCGCGGCCGTGGAGGCCTGCAACACACAGCCCTGCGATCTCCCTCCAG AGGTCCCCAGCATGCCGGAGGTGTACACCAGCCCCAGGGACCCCCGGATGTCTTTGGGCCCACGGGAGGCCTCTGCCTCAG ATTTCAGAGACCAGTGGTGGGCACCCCAAGAGCAGCCCTCAGCGTGGGGTAACCCCAGAGGAGACCAAAGCCCACCCGTGTCagccccgggccccgccccaTCTCTGCAGCTCTCCTCGTACGGGCAGCCTCTGCAGCCAGGCTCGGGGCCCCACGACTGCAGACAGAGCTCCCACGGGTGTTGCCCCGACGGCCACACTGCCTCCCTTGGGCCACAGTGGCAAGGCTGCCCTGGGGCCTCCTTGTGTCAGCAGAGCAG GTTTGGGTGCTGCCCTGACGGGGTGACCGTGGCCGAGGGGCCCCATCAGGCGGGCTGCGCGAGCTCTCACAGACGCGACGACACCGGGGGCAGGCCGGGATCGGGAGCAGCGGCCTCTGCA GTCCCCAGTGCCCACCGGCCCCAGGCCCAGCAGAATGAGCCCAGCGAGTGCCGGGGCTCCCAGTTCGGCTGCTGCTATGACCACATGGCCTCCGCAGTGGGCCCCCTGGGGGAAGGCTGTGTGGGCCAGCCCAGCTCCG CGTACCCCGTGCGGTGCCTGCTGCCCAGCGCCCATGGCTCCTGCACCGACTGGGCCGCCCGCTGGTACTTTGTTGCCTCCGTGGGCCAGTGTAACCGCTTCTGGTACGGCGGCTGCCACGGCAACGCCAACAACTTTGCCTCAGAAGAAGAGTGTGTGAGCGCCTGCCGGGGACCCCAGCCCGGGGCCAGGGCCTCTGGCCAGAGCACCCTCGGAGATGGTGGCGGCAGCGGTCCTGGGGGCCAGCAGGAGGCCAGCCAGCATGGGCCGGGGCCTGTGGTCCAGAGAAGACCCTTGCCTTCCGGTGGCCTCCGGTGGCGAGACCAAGAACCTGGGCTGGGGGTGACGGACCACAGACAGGCCTTTGGAGAGGGGCCCTGGGGCCAGGAGACTGGGCCCAGTCCCCCTGGACTGAGCGGAGACGCAGGACGACCAGCACCTCCTTCCCGTGGCTCCTCCTACAG GATCACTCTGGCGGGCTCGGAGCCCTCCGTGGTGCAGGCGGCCCTGGGGCAGTTGGTGCGGCTCTTCTGCTCCGAGGACGGCTCCCCGGGCCCCCACTCCAGGTGGCAGAAAGACGGGCGGCCCATCTCCTCTGACAG GCACCAGCTGCAGTCCGACGGCTCCCTGGTCATCAGCCCCCTGAGGGCGGAGGACGCGGGCACGTACAGCTGCGGCGGCCCCGGGCCGGACCATCACTCTCAGCAGGTCCAGCTTCGCGTCACAG GGGGTGACGTGGCCGTGCCTTCTGAGGCTGAAACGAGGCCCTTCCCTGAGACCAGGGACCCAGCCCAGGACCACAGGCCTCGGGACCCCAGCCTCGGGGGCCCCGCCACCGCCTCGCACCCGTGGCCCCTGACCAG GGTGCGTCTGGACCGGAGCCAGCCCGGGGTGCTGGACGCCCAGCCGGGCCAGCGGGTCCGGCTGACCTGTCGTGCTGAGGGCTTCCCGCCCCCGACCATCGAGTGGCAGAGAGACGGGCAGCCTCTCTCTTCCCCCAG ACACCAGCTGCAGTCCGACGGCTCCCTGGTCATCAGCCGCGTGGCTGTGGAGGATGGGGGCTTCTATACGTGTGTCGCGTTCAACGGGCATGACCGGGACCAGCGCTGGGTCCAGCTCCGAGTGCTAG GGGAGCTGACCATCACAGGGCTGCCCTCCACAATGGCAGTGCCGGAAGGGGACACGGCCAGGCTGCTGTGTGTGGTGGCGGGAGAAAGCGTGAACATCCGATGGTCCAG GAACGGGCTGCCGGTGCGGGCCGACGGCCACCGCGTGCACCAGTCCCCGGACGGCACGCTGCTGATCCACAACCTGCGGGCCAGGGACGAGGGCTCCTACACGTGCAGCGCCTACCGTGGAAGCCAGGCCGTCAGCCGCAGCACCGAGGTGAAGGTGGTCCCGCCGG CACTGGCCGCCCAGCCCCGGGACCCCAGCAGGGCCTGTGTCGACCAGCCGGAGCTGGCCAACTGTGACCTGATCCTGCAGGCCCGGCTCTGCGGAAACGAGTACTACTCCAGCTTCTGCTGCGCCAGCTGCTCCCGTGTCCAGCCGCCCGCGCAGCCCGTCTGGCAGCAGGGACACGGCTCGTAG